One Bombus fervidus isolate BK054 chromosome 5, iyBomFerv1, whole genome shotgun sequence DNA window includes the following coding sequences:
- the Nab2 gene encoding nuclear polyadenosine RNA-binding 2 isoform X2 has product MDIRGIEVTNQLRSAIRAKLLELGIRYDEELPDYILVMVVNKKSRQQMHEDLYLFLENCTTPFVDWLHDQVLKKLQKVTVAKKKSLREFVPTVVVKQEEERKKRKTSTTSFLEDQAANQTIDKSSNKSVKDDKSFHKQNTKTFLSSQKLETTQNKSVDKLVKVANNETKSDGTANHIVPQQSVPKRIQTNDSQSMNTNKEVSTFESSNNKSRDSHVETKMDDTPSRNLKRPLDTTNSYKDSLEKKQSEVKRSKIEEDGENRTDDNTKKLKSCVNKPKVTSVVSVKNRLGVVSPRKKFEVHREKTDIESRYRQTEKRRLDNRNNNFPRGRPFDTEDRTKRNREIELKHESDKVSSIKTRLGNSKVEKASKNLELREKVNSNLKSKSAEKTTGTIKDRLGIATVNKSPKQLGIKESIEFKSKPLEQDRDTLSNNKNIKNRLGPLKNNFKPVSVKSGFNSSIRRSQSSEDEDYLNLGAEEELDDDPQSVGTSGPIKSHIIAVNKPVSIKTDRKRLKSLGKSNKECSDAEEEVEETKIPSKVIVTPRPLKPLQPTQKRATQSLLLRAVAEANQSVVTQKNPEPSLLEKKQTLKHLKPAAVRDVGQNLSVHLNSNKRLVMEKIQVELNTDVSESKSKPYVPQPVTEEHMGVVMSLFQRSDDNQKFLVTLNGYNTNLMKEKVASDDDERLEMEVNEDDELALSTIQNDIYTQNESETSVFQVTEIETEGDISVKERTEENNENCNTENVEKIEEIPKKRRKLSPIIYNRSRLPSPTDLKSSTLLTNPLLTKRLDKKPLTENTVTVIDKSKEKCRYWPNCTLGNKCAYLHPLIMCSAFPACKFGDKCAYRHPKCKFGLSCTKLGCVFSHPAQQCKYHPFCTKPACPYSHPMPVAVEASSQRAKFTWRRQD; this is encoded by the exons ATGGATATACGCGGGATAGAAGTGACGAATCAATTACGG aGTGCTATTCGTGCTAAATTATTGGAATTAGGGATAAGATACGATGAGGAACTACCAGATTATATTTTAGTAATGGTTGTAAATAAAAAGTCTCGTCAACAGATGCACGAGgatctatatttatttctggAAAATTGCACAACTCCATTTGTCGATTGGTTGCATGATCaagtattgaaaaaattgcagAAGGTTACTGTAGCTAAGAAAAAATCATTGAGGGAGTTTGTGCCTACAGTCGTTGtaaaacaagaagaagagaggaaaaagaggaagacaTCAACAACTTCCTTTCTGGAAGATCAAGCTGCTAATCAGACTATTGATAAGTCTTCCAATAAAAGTGTGAAAGATGATAAATCATTCCATAagcaaaatacaaaaacattcTTGTCTAGTCAAAAATTGGAGACAACACAAAATAAAAGTGTAGATAAACTTGTAAAAGTTGCCAATAACGAGACTAAATCAGATGGAACAGCAAATCACATCGTTCCCCAGCAATCAGTACCAAAAAGAATACAGACAAATGATAGTCAAAGTATGAATACAAATAAAGAAGTTTCAACTTTTGaatcttctaataataaatctaGAGACTCTCATGTTGAGACAAAAATGGACGATACACCAtctagaaatttaaaaagaccACTAGACACAACAAATAGTTATAAGGATAGTTTGGAGAAAAAGCAAAGTGAAGTAAAAAGGTCAAAAATCGAGGAGGATGGAGAGAATAGAACAGATgataacacaaaaaaattgaaGTCTTGTGTTAATAAACCAAAAGTTACATCTGTTGTATCTGTAAAAAATCGTTTAGGTGTGGTATCACCTAGGAAAAAGTTTGAAGTTCACAGAGAGAAAACAGATATCGAAAGTCGGTATAGGCAGACTGAAAAGCGTCGGTTGGATAAtcgcaataataattttccaaggGGAAGACCTTTTGATACGGAGGATCGTACGAAGAGAAACCGTGAGATCGAATTGAAACATGAATCTGATAAAGTTAGTAGTATAAAAACTCGACTGGGTAATTCCAAAGTCGAAAAAGCATCCAAAAATTTAGAGTTAAGGGAGAAAGTAAATTCTAATCTAAAGTCGAAATCGGCAGAAAAAACAACGGGTACGATTAAAGATCGCTTAGGGATCGCGACTGTTAATAAATCGCCTAAACAATTAGGGATTAAAGAATCTATAGAATTTAAAAGCAAACCTTTGGAACAAGATCGCGATACTTTGtccaacaataaaaatataaagaatagaTTGGGACCattgaagaataattttaagcCAGTTAGCGTTAAGTCTGGCTTTAATTCGTCAATCAGACGTTCTCAAAGTAGTGAGGATGAGGACTACCTCAATCTAGGCGCAGAAGAGGAATTAGATGATGATCCACAATCCGTGGGTACAAGTGGACCTATTAAATCCCATATAATAGCTGTAAATAAACCTGTATCAATTAAGACTGATAGAAAACGACTGAAATCGCTAGGAAAGAGTAACAAGGAATGCAGCGATGCAGAGGAAGAAGTCGAGGAAACTAAGATACCCAGTAAAGTAATTGTAACACCAAGACCTCTAAAACCATTGCAACCAACGCAAAAACGTGCCACGCAATCACTTTTATTAAGAGCTGTAGCCGAGGCAAATCAATCTGTTGTTACACAAAAGAATCCAGAGCCATCCTTATTG GAGAAGAAGCAAACATTAAAACATCTTAAACCAGCTGCTGTGCGAGACGTGGGTCAAAATTTATCAGTACATTTGAATTCCAATAAAAGATTGGTTATGGAAAAAATACAAGTAGAATTAAATACAGATGTTTCAGAATCGAAATCAAAGCCTT ATGTACCGCAACCAGTTACCGAGGAACATATGGGTGTCGTAATGTCTTTATTCCAAAGGAGTGACGACAACCAAAAATTTTTAGTTACACTCAATGGATATAACACTAATTTAATGAAAGAGAAAGTGGCATCTGACGACGACGAACGACTGGAAATGGAG GTGAATGAGGATGACGAACTTGCACTATCAACAATTCAAAACGACATATATACTCAGAATGAATCAGAAACTTCTGTCTTTCAAGTAACAGAAATTGAAACTGAAGGTGATATAAgtgtaaaagaaagaacggAGGAGAACAATGAAAATTGCAATACGGAGAACGTAGAGAAAATCGAAGAGATAccaaaaaaaaggagaaaattaagcccaattatttataatagatCTCGTTTACCAAGTCCCACAGATTTAAAATCCAGCACATTATTAACGAATCCATTATTAACTAAAC GTCTAGATAAAAAACCACTAACAGAAAACACGGTAACGGTGATAGATAagtcgaaagaaaaatgtagataCTGGCCGAATTGTACATTAGGAAATAAGTGCGCGTATCTTCATCCCCTCATTATGTGCAg TGCATTTCCTGCGTGTAAGTTTGGAGACAAGTGTGCTTACAGACATCCCAAATGTAAATTCGGCTTGTCCTGCACAAAACTAGGATGCGTGTTCTCTCATCCCGCCCAGCAGTGCAAGTATCATCCATTCTGCACCAAACCAGCGTGTCCATATTCTCATCCGATGCCGGTCGCTGTGGAGGCGTCTAGTCAAAGGGCGAAGTTCACGTGGCGCAGACAAGATTGA
- the Nab2 gene encoding nuclear polyadenosine RNA-binding 2 isoform X1: MDIRGIEVTNQLRSAIRAKLLELGIRYDEELPDYILVMVVNKKSRQQMHEDLYLFLENCTTPFVDWLHDQVLKKLQKVTVAKKKSLREFVPTVVVKQEEERKKRKTSTTSFLEDQAANQTIDKSSNKSVKDDKSFHKQNTKTFLSSQKLETTQNKSVDKLVKVANNETKSDGTANHIVPQQSVPKRIQTNDSQSMNTNKEVSTFESSNNKSRDSHVETKMDDTPSRNLKRPLDTTNSYKDSLEKKQSEVKRSKIEEDGENRTDDNTKKLKSCVNKPKVTSVVSVKNRLGVVSPRKKFEVHREKTDIESRYRQTEKRRLDNRNNNFPRGRPFDTEDRTKRNREIELKHESDKVSSIKTRLGNSKVEKASKNLELREKVNSNLKSKSAEKTTGTIKDRLGIATVNKSPKQLGIKESIEFKSKPLEQDRDTLSNNKNIKNRLGPLKNNFKPVSVKSGFNSSIRRSQSSEDEDYLNLGAEEELDDDPQSVGTSGPIKSHIIAVNKPVSIKTDRKRLKSLGKSNKECSDAEEEVEETKIPSKVIVTPRPLKPLQPTQKRATQSLLLRAVAEANQSVVTQKNPEPSLLKLSQEKKQTLKHLKPAAVRDVGQNLSVHLNSNKRLVMEKIQVELNTDVSESKSKPYVPQPVTEEHMGVVMSLFQRSDDNQKFLVTLNGYNTNLMKEKVASDDDERLEMEVNEDDELALSTIQNDIYTQNESETSVFQVTEIETEGDISVKERTEENNENCNTENVEKIEEIPKKRRKLSPIIYNRSRLPSPTDLKSSTLLTNPLLTKRLDKKPLTENTVTVIDKSKEKCRYWPNCTLGNKCAYLHPLIMCSAFPACKFGDKCAYRHPKCKFGLSCTKLGCVFSHPAQQCKYHPFCTKPACPYSHPMPVAVEASSQRAKFTWRRQD; the protein is encoded by the exons ATGGATATACGCGGGATAGAAGTGACGAATCAATTACGG aGTGCTATTCGTGCTAAATTATTGGAATTAGGGATAAGATACGATGAGGAACTACCAGATTATATTTTAGTAATGGTTGTAAATAAAAAGTCTCGTCAACAGATGCACGAGgatctatatttatttctggAAAATTGCACAACTCCATTTGTCGATTGGTTGCATGATCaagtattgaaaaaattgcagAAGGTTACTGTAGCTAAGAAAAAATCATTGAGGGAGTTTGTGCCTACAGTCGTTGtaaaacaagaagaagagaggaaaaagaggaagacaTCAACAACTTCCTTTCTGGAAGATCAAGCTGCTAATCAGACTATTGATAAGTCTTCCAATAAAAGTGTGAAAGATGATAAATCATTCCATAagcaaaatacaaaaacattcTTGTCTAGTCAAAAATTGGAGACAACACAAAATAAAAGTGTAGATAAACTTGTAAAAGTTGCCAATAACGAGACTAAATCAGATGGAACAGCAAATCACATCGTTCCCCAGCAATCAGTACCAAAAAGAATACAGACAAATGATAGTCAAAGTATGAATACAAATAAAGAAGTTTCAACTTTTGaatcttctaataataaatctaGAGACTCTCATGTTGAGACAAAAATGGACGATACACCAtctagaaatttaaaaagaccACTAGACACAACAAATAGTTATAAGGATAGTTTGGAGAAAAAGCAAAGTGAAGTAAAAAGGTCAAAAATCGAGGAGGATGGAGAGAATAGAACAGATgataacacaaaaaaattgaaGTCTTGTGTTAATAAACCAAAAGTTACATCTGTTGTATCTGTAAAAAATCGTTTAGGTGTGGTATCACCTAGGAAAAAGTTTGAAGTTCACAGAGAGAAAACAGATATCGAAAGTCGGTATAGGCAGACTGAAAAGCGTCGGTTGGATAAtcgcaataataattttccaaggGGAAGACCTTTTGATACGGAGGATCGTACGAAGAGAAACCGTGAGATCGAATTGAAACATGAATCTGATAAAGTTAGTAGTATAAAAACTCGACTGGGTAATTCCAAAGTCGAAAAAGCATCCAAAAATTTAGAGTTAAGGGAGAAAGTAAATTCTAATCTAAAGTCGAAATCGGCAGAAAAAACAACGGGTACGATTAAAGATCGCTTAGGGATCGCGACTGTTAATAAATCGCCTAAACAATTAGGGATTAAAGAATCTATAGAATTTAAAAGCAAACCTTTGGAACAAGATCGCGATACTTTGtccaacaataaaaatataaagaatagaTTGGGACCattgaagaataattttaagcCAGTTAGCGTTAAGTCTGGCTTTAATTCGTCAATCAGACGTTCTCAAAGTAGTGAGGATGAGGACTACCTCAATCTAGGCGCAGAAGAGGAATTAGATGATGATCCACAATCCGTGGGTACAAGTGGACCTATTAAATCCCATATAATAGCTGTAAATAAACCTGTATCAATTAAGACTGATAGAAAACGACTGAAATCGCTAGGAAAGAGTAACAAGGAATGCAGCGATGCAGAGGAAGAAGTCGAGGAAACTAAGATACCCAGTAAAGTAATTGTAACACCAAGACCTCTAAAACCATTGCAACCAACGCAAAAACGTGCCACGCAATCACTTTTATTAAGAGCTGTAGCCGAGGCAAATCAATCTGTTGTTACACAAAAGAATCCAGAGCCATCCTTATTG aaACTTTCACAGGAGAAGAAGCAAACATTAAAACATCTTAAACCAGCTGCTGTGCGAGACGTGGGTCAAAATTTATCAGTACATTTGAATTCCAATAAAAGATTGGTTATGGAAAAAATACAAGTAGAATTAAATACAGATGTTTCAGAATCGAAATCAAAGCCTT ATGTACCGCAACCAGTTACCGAGGAACATATGGGTGTCGTAATGTCTTTATTCCAAAGGAGTGACGACAACCAAAAATTTTTAGTTACACTCAATGGATATAACACTAATTTAATGAAAGAGAAAGTGGCATCTGACGACGACGAACGACTGGAAATGGAG GTGAATGAGGATGACGAACTTGCACTATCAACAATTCAAAACGACATATATACTCAGAATGAATCAGAAACTTCTGTCTTTCAAGTAACAGAAATTGAAACTGAAGGTGATATAAgtgtaaaagaaagaacggAGGAGAACAATGAAAATTGCAATACGGAGAACGTAGAGAAAATCGAAGAGATAccaaaaaaaaggagaaaattaagcccaattatttataatagatCTCGTTTACCAAGTCCCACAGATTTAAAATCCAGCACATTATTAACGAATCCATTATTAACTAAAC GTCTAGATAAAAAACCACTAACAGAAAACACGGTAACGGTGATAGATAagtcgaaagaaaaatgtagataCTGGCCGAATTGTACATTAGGAAATAAGTGCGCGTATCTTCATCCCCTCATTATGTGCAg TGCATTTCCTGCGTGTAAGTTTGGAGACAAGTGTGCTTACAGACATCCCAAATGTAAATTCGGCTTGTCCTGCACAAAACTAGGATGCGTGTTCTCTCATCCCGCCCAGCAGTGCAAGTATCATCCATTCTGCACCAAACCAGCGTGTCCATATTCTCATCCGATGCCGGTCGCTGTGGAGGCGTCTAGTCAAAGGGCGAAGTTCACGTGGCGCAGACAAGATTGA
- the Firl gene encoding firelighter yields the protein MTVAAFKMIVPSRSKNLLGETVLITGAGHGIGRELAIQLASLGCIIVCWDVDTEANRSTMSLVSKNGGEAYGFVVDVSKRLEVREAARLMRKVGVPEVSILINNAAVLYHCPFLNQDTDIIEKTFNVNVLSHFWTIETFLPTMMQNGKGHVVCVCSMCGIYGVSQKVAYCSSKFAVRGLMEALYEELRLDNKYTNIRFTTIYPFYVDTGLARDPKYRFPYIFGVVSPGYAAGEIIKAVRRNYTEYSIPRCLLTLNSINRLVPESAMRLILDFLANVDRKRREKLAVRETVAS from the exons ATGACTGTAGCTGCTTTTAAAATGATTGTACCCTCTCGATCAAAGAATTTGCTAGGCGAAACGGTGTTg ATAACCGGTGCTGGTCATGGAATTGGCCGCGAATTGGCTATACAATTAGCTTCTTTGGGTTGCATAATCGTTTGTTGGGACGTAGATACCGAAGCAAATCGGTCGACGATGAGTCTGGTATCAAAAAATGGTGGAGaa gCTTACGGTTTCGTAGTCGATGTATCGAAAAGATTAGAAGTCCGAGAGGCAGCGAGGTTAATGAGAAAAGTTGGCGTGCCAGAAGTGTCTATCCTGATTAATAACGCCGCTGTATTATATCATTGCCCTTTTTTGAATCAAGACACAGATATCATAGAAAAGACGTTCAACGTTAATGTTTTATCACACTTTTGG ACGATAGAAACTTTTTTGCCCACCATGATGCAAAATGGAAAAGGACATGTAGTTTGCGTGTGTAGCATGTGTGGTATATATGGTGTGTCCCAAAAAGTAGCGTACTGTTCTTCCAAATTTGCTGTGAGAG GTTTGATGGAGGCTCTTTACGAGGAGCTGCGATTAGACAACAAGTATACTAACATACGATTTACAACCATTTATCCATTTTATGTGGATACTGGGCTAGCCAGAGATCCAAAATATAG GTTTCCTTATATATTTGGTGTAGTATCACCCGGATATGCGGCGGGAGAAATAATCAAAGCAGTTAGAAGAAATTATACCGAATACTCTATTCCTAGATGTCTTCTTACCCTAAATTCCATTAACAG ATTGGTTCCTGAAAGTGCGATGAGGTTAATCCTTGATTTCTTGGCGAATGTGGATCGTAAACGCAGAGAAAAACTTGCAGTCCGTGAAACTGTCGCTTCGTAA